The following are encoded in a window of Candidatus Bathyarchaeia archaeon genomic DNA:
- a CDS encoding ABC transporter permease, which translates to MSDAKAVNECQPSFARGLWALTRRELKKWLNDPVMLVMFVLQPLIWMGLLGKSMNIGGLLSAENIKLPPQIPIPGNAVLSPPDLPGVVLDGAALSRMFAEMGSKIMEDTFGVADYFSFMAVGMVSMIVITTTMFSGMSIVWDRRLGFLDKVISTPVSRAAIIFSKILNATFRAMFQATVILALAYLLGLKLSSTFTPLNLLGVYAAIFLLGVGLSSVFIAFSIRSTRMERPMQFISLITMPLMFASNTFFPTKLMPDWMQAVATVNPLTYLTDAIRHLTILPMDTAALIRDFTYLGLFAAVLATIGIVLAWKYLTR; encoded by the coding sequence ATGAGCGACGCGAAAGCCGTAAACGAGTGTCAGCCAAGCTTCGCCAGAGGCTTGTGGGCTTTAACCCGCCGCGAACTCAAAAAGTGGCTCAACGACCCAGTTATGCTGGTAATGTTTGTGCTCCAACCTCTCATATGGATGGGCTTGCTGGGCAAATCCATGAACATAGGCGGGCTCCTATCAGCCGAAAACATAAAATTGCCACCTCAAATACCAATCCCCGGCAATGCTGTTCTCTCTCCACCAGATCTTCCCGGCGTGGTTCTGGATGGCGCGGCTCTATCACGGATGTTCGCCGAAATGGGTTCAAAGATAATGGAGGATACGTTTGGCGTTGCAGACTACTTCAGTTTTATGGCTGTTGGCATGGTTTCCATGATCGTCATAACCACAACCATGTTCAGCGGCATGTCCATCGTATGGGACCGCCGTTTGGGCTTCTTGGACAAGGTTATAAGCACGCCGGTTTCGCGGGCAGCAATAATATTCTCGAAAATCCTAAACGCCACTTTCCGGGCAATGTTTCAAGCCACAGTGATTTTGGCGCTTGCCTATCTCTTGGGATTAAAGTTGAGCTCAACGTTTACTCCGCTAAACCTCTTGGGAGTTTATGCCGCCATATTCCTTTTAGGCGTGGGACTCTCATCAGTTTTCATAGCCTTCTCCATAAGGTCCACTCGGATGGAGCGGCCTATGCAGTTTATAAGCCTCATAACCATGCCGCTAATGTTTGCAAGCAACACCTTCTTCCCAACAAAGCTTATGCCAGACTGGATGCAAGCCGTCGCCACCGTTAATCCGCTCACATATCTAACAGACGCCATCAGGCATTTAACCATACTGCCCATGGACACAGCCGCCCTAATAAGAGACTTCACTTATCTAGGCTTGTTCGCAGCAGTCCTAGCCACAATAGGCATAGTCTTGGCATGGAAATACTTGACAAGGTAA